DNA from Microbacterium sp. BLY:
ACGTTCGATCCCACGAAGACGAACTACCCCACCAGTCAGAAGTACGAAGCCCCCGCCGTCGAGGAGACGCGCGGAAAGTAAGGGCCGCGTCGCGCAACGCAGGCGCGACGGGACCTGCACACACCAGAGAAAGAGATCACATGAAGAAGATTCTTCTGTCGGCGACAGCGCTTGTCGTCGCGGGCGCATTCGCCCTCACCGGCTGCTCCTCGGAGCGCGGCGGTGACTCGGGTTCGGGGTCGGGCGAGGAGGCCGCCAAGGGCTTCGCCGCCGACTCCACGATCGGTGTCGCCCTGCCCGACAAGACCTCGGAGAACTGGGTCCTGGCCGGTCAGCTGTTCACCGACGGTCTCGAAGAGGCCGGCTTCAAGGCGGACGTGCAGTACGCGCCCGCCAGCAACACGGTCGCCGAGCAGCAGAACCAGATCCAGGCGATGGTCACCGGTGGCGCGAAGGTCATCATCATCGGCGCCAAGGACGGCAAGCAGCTCACCACGCAGGTGGAGGCCGCTCGCGACGCCGGTGTCGCCGTCATCGCCTACGACCGTCTGATCGAGAACACCGACGCCGTGGACTACTACGTCGCCTTCGACAACTTCGAGGTCGGCAAGCTCCAGGGGCAGGCGCTGCTCGACGGGCTGGCCGAGCGCGCGGGTCACGAGGCGCCGTACAACATCGAGCTGTTCTCGGGCTCGCCGGACGACGCCAACTCGGCGGTGTTC
Protein-coding regions in this window:
- a CDS encoding sugar-binding protein, whose product is MKKILLSATALVVAGAFALTGCSSERGGDSGSGSGEEAAKGFAADSTIGVALPDKTSENWVLAGQLFTDGLEEAGFKADVQYAPASNTVAEQQNQIQAMVTGGAKVIIIGAKDGKQLTTQVEAARDAGVAVIAYDRLIENTDAVDYYVAFDNFEVGKLQGQALLDGLAERAGHEAPYNIELFSGSPDDANSAVFFNGAMEVLQPKIDDGTLNVVSGQTEISQTATEGWKPENAQRRMDSILTSSYGSETLDGVLSPNDTLARAIITSAQQAGKPVPVVTGQDSEVESVKSIMEGVQYSTINKDTALLVEQAIKMVGQLQKGEEVDVNDTDQYDNGKKVVPAYLLPPVIVTKENAAEAYANVPSLLEIVKSYE